The Methylomonas montana DNA window GCGGTTCCGCGCTGAACGACGTCGCGCAGCAAGCTGTTTGCTAAGAAATTAATTTTTGCTGAAATGGCTCGTGGAGCTCGATGATTTTGCCCCAGATCTAGTTCGGGGCAATCGTTGCAGGCCGTAGGGGGGGAGGCTTGAAATAATGTCTTACCCTGATGGTCTTCAATACGTTCGATTAAATAAGGCGTTATCAGAAAGCCGCCATTCGCAAACACCGCATACGCGGAAGCCATTTTTAAAGGTGACGCATAACCGCTACCCAAGGCCAGAGACAATGTGCCAGGCAGTTGTTCCCTGTCAAAACCAAAACGCATGGCGGTATCGATGGCGGTGGATATGCCTATTTCTTGCAATAAGCGAATAGACACCAAATTAATGGATTCGCGCAATGCAACGCGCAACGGCGTAGGGCCTAGAAAACGGCGATTGTAATTTACCGGTCGCCAATCGTTTTCCAGGGAAGGATCCTCTATCACGATAGGAGCGTCGTTGATAATACTGGCCGCAGTAAAGCCTTTTTCCAGTGCGGCGGTGTAGATTATGGGTTTGAAGCCCGAGCCTGGCTGACGTTTGGATTGCGTGGCGCGGTTGTATTTGCTGTGTTGGAAATCAAAGCCACCGCATAGCGCCAGAATTGCTCCGTTGTTGGGATTGAGGGCAACAAAAGCCGCTTCGGCTTCCGGAATTTGTGAGAGTGCCCATTCCTTTTCTGGTAGCTGCCTGACCCAAATAATGTCATTTGATTTTAAAAACCTGCCAGCCCTGATGTTTTTTTCTCGGAAAGCTCCAGCCCATTCAATATTTTTCCAGAGGATATTGATCTGAGTATTGTCAGATAGTTTTGCGGTAACACCGGAGTCTGACACGGCTGTTATCAGTGCTTGCCGGGTATCGCCAATAATGTTGTCCTCCAGCTGAGCGTTATTTTTTTTTGTGTTTTTATAGGGCAAGCCTCGATAGCCGTGCCGTTCGTCGTATTCGTGCAGAGTTTGTTGTAAGGCTTGGTCGGCGGCCATTTGAAGTTGGCTGGGAACGGTGGTATAGACTTTCAAGCCCAAGGTATAAGCCGTCTCGCCATATTGGGACATGATTTCCTGTCTAACCATTTCCGCGATATAGGGGGCTGGTAATTCAACATCAATTGGCTGAATCACGGACTCGTCGGCAGCGTTGATAGCAAGCTCGTAATCGCGTTGACCGATGTATTGCAATTCAAGCATGCGGCGGAGTACGTAATTTCGCCTTTCCATGGCGCGCTGCGGATTGGTTATCGGGTTGTAGATCGAGGGAGCTTTGGGCAGGCCGGCAATCATTGCCTGTTGGTGCAAGGCTAACTCAGAAATATCCTTGCCGTAGTAAGTTTGGGCGGCTGCGGCTGCGCCGTAAGCGCGCTGGCCCATATAAATTTTGTTTAAATAGAGTTCCAAAATTTGATCTTTTGAATATTGTCTTTCGATCTTCAGTGCTAGGATGATCTCCTTAAGCTTACGTAAGTAAGTTTTTTCATTACTGAGCAAAAAATTGCGGGCAACCTGCATGGTAATGGTGCTTCCCCCTTGCCGCTTCTTGCCAGTTAGTGCAAGTTGCTTAATCGCCCGCGCTAGCCCTTTGAAATCGACGCCGTTATGTTTATAGAAGCGGTCGTCTTCGGCAGCGATAAATGCTTTCAATTGACGATCCGGAATTTTTCCAATCGCCAAGGGGATTCTGCGTTTTTCGCCAAATTGGGCTATTAGTAGGTTATCTTGGCTATAGATGTTCAAGGGCATCTGATATTGAACATGTTGTAACTGGTCAATATCAGGTAATTCCTTGTCGAGTTCGACAAGGAAAAAGTAACTGGCGATCAGGAACGTGCTTGAAAAAGCCATAAAAAAGAAGGCCAGCCACTTTATCAGTGTCTTGATCAGCGATTTTGGTTTGGGTTCTTTCTTGATGGGCACTGAAATTAAAATGCACTGCTAAAATGGCAAACTTCTAATCAAGTTAACCCTTTTTGCTGTCGTGAACAACCTAAAGTTAGTTGTAAAGTGGTTTATCTAAGAGGATGAAAATAAAAAAACCAACTATACTTCCGTTTCATCTGGGTTCTGCAAGCCTCTTCTGTGCATGCGTGAGCTAATTTCAACTTTCTATGATTCAAAAGGGTTCATTCATGAGCTGGTTTAGCAGGAATCCGTCGGCTGTGCTAGGTGTGGATATTAGTACTGCGGCGGTTAAATTGTTGGAATTAAGTCGGGTCGGTGCGCGCTACAGAGTGGAAAGTTATGCTGTAGCGCCTTTGCCTCAAGATGCAATCGTCGACAAGAACATCACCAATGTCGAACAAATCGGTGCTGTGATTAAAGCCGCCGTGAAGCAATCCGGTACTCGCGCCAAACTGGCGAGTGTCGCGGTTGCCGGTTCGTCGGTGATGACCAAGATTATTTCGATGCCGGCTTCCTTGTCCGATGCCGAGATGGAAGAGCAGATCATGGTTGAGGCCGATCAATATATCCCCTATTCGTTGGATGAAGTGAATTTGGACTTTGAAGTCCAAGGTGTCACCAAAAATAGTCCGGAAATGGTTGATGTCTTATTGGCGGCCTCTCGGCGGGAAAACATCGAAGATCGTGTTGCCGCATTGGCTTATGCCGGATTAAAGGCAGTTGTTGTCGATGTCGAGGCATTTGCCATGGAAAACGCATTTTCATTATTGGCCGATCAGTTACCGGAAGGCATAGGCAATATGACGGTGGCAATTGCCGATATTGGCGCCACCATGACGTCCTTAAATATTCTGCACGACGGTAAAACTGTTTATACCCGCGAACAAGGCTTTGGTGGCAAACAACTTACCGAGGAAATTCAGCGGCGCTATGGCCTCTCTTACGAAGAGGCCGGTTTAGCAAAGAAGCATGGTGGTTTGCCCGATAATTACGTGGCGGATGTGCTCGATCCTTTCAAAAAAGCCATGCTGCAGCAAATTGCCAGATCGTTGCAATTTTTCGTCTCTTCCAGTGCGAATCGCGGCGTCGACGCGCTGATCCTTGCCGGAGGCTGTGCTTCAATCGCCGGTCTGGATAAATTAGTGGAACGGGATTTGGGGATCCCTTCTTATACGGCGAATCCATTCATCAACATGGCGCTTTCCAATCGCGTCAAACCACAAAGTCTAAGCAACGATACGCCCGCCATGATGATAGCTTGTGGTTTAGCGTTAAGGAGTTTCGATTAATGGCTAGAATCAATCTACTCCCTTGGCGCGAAGAACTGCGCAAAAAACGCCAGAAAGATTTTATCGCCGGTATTGGCGCGGGCATTTTGGCGACAGGCCTGATTTTTATGGCTGTCTATATGTACATAGAAGGCATGAAAGAATATCAGGCGCGTAGAAATACCCTGTTACAGAATGAAATTGCGATTTTGGATAAACGCATTCAGGAAATTAAAGAAATAGAAGATAAGAAAAACAAGCTGTTGACTAAGATCGAAGTGATCCAAAAACTGCAGGAAAGCCGGCCGGAAGTGGTGCATCTATTCGATGAATTGGCAAAAACCACGCCTGAGGGGATTTATCTCACTAAGTTTACGCAAGTTGGCGCGGTTTTAACGCTGGACGGTAAGGCGGAGTCCAACGCGCGAGTATCCGCCTATATGCGAGCTATCGATAACTCGCCTTGGCTCAATACTTCAGTGTTGACCGTTATACGGGGAGAAGGCAAGAAAAACGGTGTGATGAACGACTTTAACCTGACGGCCAAGCAAGGCAAGAAAGCTGATAAGAATCAGGCGGGAGCGGCCAAATGAATTTGTCTGAAATTAATTGGGATGTTAATGCGGCGGGTAATTGGCCGACACCCATCAAAGTTATCGCAATATTGATTATCTCTGCTCTGGCTGCGGCGGCTGGCGTATATTTTCTGACGGTGCCTCAACTGGATGAGCTGGAGATACTTGAGCAGCAGGAAGTCAGTCTGAAAAGCGCGTTTGAGGTCAAACAGAAAAAGGCGGTGAATTTGCAGGATTACCGCGATCAGTTGGATCAAATCGAAGCGTCGTTGGGCGAGATGTTGAAACAGATGCCGACCAAAGCGGAAGTGGCGAGTTTGCTGGTCGATATTTCCCAGACCGGTTTGGCCAGCGGACTGGAGTTTAAATTGTTTCAGCCCAATGCCGAAGTTAACAAAGAGTTTTATTCTGAGTTGCCGATTGCCATTCAGGTGGTAGGTCAGTACGAAGAGTTGGGTTTATTTGTCAGCGGCTTGGCATCTTTGCCCCGAATTGTCACCGTTCATGATGTGGTCATGTTGCCGCTAGGTAAAGAGGGTAAGGATGGCATGACGATGTCGGCAACGATAAAAACCTATAACGAAGGTGAAGCTGCTGGGCAGGCTGTTAAGAAAAGGAGGGGGCCATGATGCGCGGCGGATTTAAAATAGCTGGAATATTACCGTGCGTGAGTGTGTTGTTAATCGGAATGACCGGTTGTGGAGGGGATGATTTCAGCGATCTGAATAAATACATTCAGGATGTAAAAGCTAGACCCAAGTCTGCAATCGAACCATTGCCGGAAATCAAGGTAGTGGAATCGTTTATTTTTAAACCGGATGGTTTGCGCGATCCTTTTAGGCCGATCGAAAGAAAGGATGATGAGACTAATATAGATGTTTCCGGTATTAACGGTGTCAAGCCAGATACGGAACGCAGAAAAGAGGAATTGGAAGCATATCCGCTGGATACCTTGCGCATGGTTGGCACCCTGCGAAACGAAAAAGGTTTTTGGGGATTGGTTAGAGCTAAGGACGGGACCATTCACCGGGTACAAGTGGGTCATCATATGGGACAAAATTACGGAAAAATTCTGCGTATTCTCGATGACAAGATAGAGCTAATGGAGATCGTACCGGATAAGCCAGGCACTTGGCGTGAACAACAGTCTTCACTGGCATTGGCCGATGAGAAAGGGTTATAGATAATGAGAACTCAACAAAATAATAAAGAATGGAAATTTGCGGGCCATGTTGTTTGGCGCTTATTGGCAACGTTGTTGGTGCTGCTATCGGTGCAATCCACGCTAGTCAGAGCGGACGATGGGGTGATCAATAATTTGGAATTTTCCACCCTGGCTGGCAATCAGGTACAAGTCCAATTGGAAATGGGCGGGCCGGTCATACCACCGAAAATATTCCAGACAGACAATCCGTCCAGAATTGCATTGGATTTTGCCGGTGTTAGAAGTAATCTGGTCAAAAAAAATTTTCCGATCAATCAAGGTGCCGCAGGTACCGTCTACGTGGTTGAAGCTTCCGGACGTACCCGGGTCATTATCAATCTGGTTGAAAAAGTACCCTATGAAACCAGGATCGAGGGCAATAAGTTTTATGTGGTATTGAAGTCCACTGGAGCTGTCGCGGCAGTTAGCCATGCTGTACAGCAAACATCGGCAAATAAAGACTCAGTGATCAGCAAGTTCTTGCCTGAACAAAACATCAAAAGTATCGATTTTAGACGAGGTCCTAACGGTGAGGGGCGCTTGTTAATTGGCCTATCGGCACCTAATACCGTGGTCGATACCAAGCAACAGGGCGGGAAAGTTGTATTGAATTTTCTCAATACAAAATTGCCTGGCTCTTTGGTCAAGAGTTTTGACGTGTCTGACTTTGCTACGCCGGTGCAAAAGATCGAAGCATCTCCAAGGGGGGATAGCGTTAATATCGCGATTACGCCGAACAACGGCAATTACGATTACTCATCTTACCAATCCGATAATTTATTGACGGTCGAATTTAGGCCATTGACGCCGGCGGAAAAAGAAGCCCAACAAAGAGAAAAATTTCCTTATGTTGGCAACAAATTGTCACTGAATTTTCAGGATATCGAGGTGCGTTCGGTATTACAAATTCTGGCCGATTTTACTGAGCTTAATATTATTGCCGCCGATTCCGTGGCCGGAAATGTGACGCTACGCTTGAACGATGTGCCTTGGGACCAAGCCTTGGAATTGATCTTAAAGTCGAAAGGTCTGGCGAAAAGACAAAGCGGCAATGTGGTGATGGTGGCGCCGGTTGCCGAAATTATGAAAATCGAGCAGGAAGAGCTGGATTCAAAAAAAATCTTTGAAGAACTTGAGCCTTTAAAAACCGAAAATATTCAGATCAATTATGCGAGAGCCGGTGAAATTTGCGGTGTGTTGATAGGGGTCGGTAATAACTCGCAAGGTGGTCAGTCCGGCGCCGGCGGCGGCACTAGCGGCGCAGGCGGCGGTTGTGGTGGTGGCGCAGGTGGCGGTCTAGGTGGTGGGGCGCAGCCGGGTTTGGGCGGGCTGCCTGGGCAAGCTGGTGTGGCGACGAGCATGAGATTGCTTTCACCGCGCGGCACAGCCATTGTCGATGCTAGAACCAACACGCTGATTGTCAAGGATACTGCGAAGGCCATGGAAGACATTCGTAAAATGATCAAACTGCTGGATGTGCCAGTACGGCAGGTAATGATTGAGTCGCGGATTGTGATTGCCGATACTTCGTTTGCCCAAAATCTGGGTACCAAGTTCGGCGTGGCTCATAAAGCCGATGTGAACAGTGGCACTCAGTATGGCATGACAGGCAGCGGTGTGGAAACCAGCGAAAATTCGCAAATTTTAGCGGATATGGGGTCTGCATTGGCGGCGTCTAGTGGCGGTGCATTGGCTTTGACTCTGGCCAGAGGT harbors:
- a CDS encoding penicillin-binding protein 1A gives rise to the protein MPIKKEPKPKSLIKTLIKWLAFFFMAFSSTFLIASYFFLVELDKELPDIDQLQHVQYQMPLNIYSQDNLLIAQFGEKRRIPLAIGKIPDRQLKAFIAAEDDRFYKHNGVDFKGLARAIKQLALTGKKRQGGSTITMQVARNFLLSNEKTYLRKLKEIILALKIERQYSKDQILELYLNKIYMGQRAYGAAAAAQTYYGKDISELALHQQAMIAGLPKAPSIYNPITNPQRAMERRNYVLRRMLELQYIGQRDYELAINAADESVIQPIDVELPAPYIAEMVRQEIMSQYGETAYTLGLKVYTTVPSQLQMAADQALQQTLHEYDERHGYRGLPYKNTKKNNAQLEDNIIGDTRQALITAVSDSGVTAKLSDNTQINILWKNIEWAGAFREKNIRAGRFLKSNDIIWVRQLPEKEWALSQIPEAEAAFVALNPNNGAILALCGGFDFQHSKYNRATQSKRQPGSGFKPIIYTAALEKGFTAASIINDAPIVIEDPSLENDWRPVNYNRRFLGPTPLRVALRESINLVSIRLLQEIGISTAIDTAMRFGFDREQLPGTLSLALGSGYASPLKMASAYAVFANGGFLITPYLIERIEDHQGKTLFQASPPTACNDCPELDLGQNHRAPRAISAKINFLANSLLRDVVQRGTATQAKQLGRNDLAGKTGTTNEQRDAWFNGFATDIVASAWLGFDNSLPLGRGETGGKAALPMWIKFMKSVEQSFPEKPLLQPDGIVQAYINPADGLLLEPNQKGGIWEYFTEETVPTAASAPQAEEMIDEEHFPEEALF
- a CDS encoding type IV pilus inner membrane component PilO → MNLSEINWDVNAAGNWPTPIKVIAILIISALAAAAGVYFLTVPQLDELEILEQQEVSLKSAFEVKQKKAVNLQDYRDQLDQIEASLGEMLKQMPTKAEVASLLVDISQTGLASGLEFKLFQPNAEVNKEFYSELPIAIQVVGQYEELGLFVSGLASLPRIVTVHDVVMLPLGKEGKDGMTMSATIKTYNEGEAAGQAVKKRRGP
- a CDS encoding pilus assembly protein PilP, whose translation is MRGGFKIAGILPCVSVLLIGMTGCGGDDFSDLNKYIQDVKARPKSAIEPLPEIKVVESFIFKPDGLRDPFRPIERKDDETNIDVSGINGVKPDTERRKEELEAYPLDTLRMVGTLRNEKGFWGLVRAKDGTIHRVQVGHHMGQNYGKILRILDDKIELMEIVPDKPGTWREQQSSLALADEKGL
- the pilQ gene encoding type IV pilus secretin PilQ, which produces MRTQQNNKEWKFAGHVVWRLLATLLVLLSVQSTLVRADDGVINNLEFSTLAGNQVQVQLEMGGPVIPPKIFQTDNPSRIALDFAGVRSNLVKKNFPINQGAAGTVYVVEASGRTRVIINLVEKVPYETRIEGNKFYVVLKSTGAVAAVSHAVQQTSANKDSVISKFLPEQNIKSIDFRRGPNGEGRLLIGLSAPNTVVDTKQQGGKVVLNFLNTKLPGSLVKSFDVSDFATPVQKIEASPRGDSVNIAITPNNGNYDYSSYQSDNLLTVEFRPLTPAEKEAQQREKFPYVGNKLSLNFQDIEVRSVLQILADFTELNIIAADSVAGNVTLRLNDVPWDQALELILKSKGLAKRQSGNVVMVAPVAEIMKIEQEELDSKKIFEELEPLKTENIQINYARAGEICGVLIGVGNNSQGGQSGAGGGTSGAGGGCGGGAGGGLGGGAQPGLGGLPGQAGVATSMRLLSPRGTAIVDARTNTLIVKDTAKAMEDIRKMIKLLDVPVRQVMIESRIVIADTSFAQNLGTKFGVAHKADVNSGTQYGMTGSGVETSENSQILADMGSALAASSGGALALTLARGADYLLNLEINALQDDGKGELVSNPRVMTSDRVEASIKQGVQIPYQTQSQASGPVTELVDAVLELKVTPQITPTGSVIMLLDIKKDSPGTPLATGGNATVPIDTRQLKTKVQVEDGETVVLGGIYESTVQDSYNTVPWVSDLPVIGWMFKKSIKTDNKKELLVFITPKVVKDSLTAK
- a CDS encoding pilus assembly protein PilM encodes the protein MSWFSRNPSAVLGVDISTAAVKLLELSRVGARYRVESYAVAPLPQDAIVDKNITNVEQIGAVIKAAVKQSGTRAKLASVAVAGSSVMTKIISMPASLSDAEMEEQIMVEADQYIPYSLDEVNLDFEVQGVTKNSPEMVDVLLAASRRENIEDRVAALAYAGLKAVVVDVEAFAMENAFSLLADQLPEGIGNMTVAIADIGATMTSLNILHDGKTVYTREQGFGGKQLTEEIQRRYGLSYEEAGLAKKHGGLPDNYVADVLDPFKKAMLQQIARSLQFFVSSSANRGVDALILAGGCASIAGLDKLVERDLGIPSYTANPFINMALSNRVKPQSLSNDTPAMMIACGLALRSFD
- a CDS encoding PilN domain-containing protein; translation: MARINLLPWREELRKKRQKDFIAGIGAGILATGLIFMAVYMYIEGMKEYQARRNTLLQNEIAILDKRIQEIKEIEDKKNKLLTKIEVIQKLQESRPEVVHLFDELAKTTPEGIYLTKFTQVGAVLTLDGKAESNARVSAYMRAIDNSPWLNTSVLTVIRGEGKKNGVMNDFNLTAKQGKKADKNQAGAAK